A single region of the Salvia miltiorrhiza cultivar Shanhuang (shh) chromosome 8, IMPLAD_Smil_shh, whole genome shotgun sequence genome encodes:
- the LOC130997538 gene encoding histone-lysine N-methyltransferase SUVR3, whose amino-acid sequence MEEPHRRKINDRQTGEAFFHCAAIVIPYLNSAELASISSTCKTLHNISTNVTSRRTSDASRGFEKLSVPFHNPIPGYPQPYSYFLYTPSQTLRATPDFRQPWGSDHDARPDPPYPFLFRVDGAAGCECTNGCGGDCCPCLNLECGPSCKCDSMCGNRATQCGVTVRLKIVKDDRKGWGLYAAELITAGRFICEYAGEVLPTKEARERQQNYDETARIERLSPALLVVKEHLPFGNTCMRMNIDATRIGNIARFINHSCDGGNLDTVIVRSSGALLPRVCFFAASDIQEDDELTFSYGDVALNADPRPCFCGASSCAGILPSEHT is encoded by the exons ATGGAGGAACCGCATCGCCGGAAAATCAACGACCGTCAAACCGGTGAAGCTTTCTTCCATTGTGCCGCCATCGTCATCCCTTACCTCAATTCCGCCGAGCTAGCCTCCATCTCCTCCACCTGCAAAACCTTGCACAACATCTCCACTAACGTAACTTCCCGCAGAACCTCCGACGCTTCCAGAGGTTTCGAGAAACTTTCTGTCCCGTTTCACAACCCCATCCCCGGTTATCCCCAGCCCTACTCCTACTTTCTCTACACTCCATCGCAGACCCTCCGCGCAACACCCGACTTCCGGCAGCCATGGGGCTCCGACCACGATGCTCGACCCGATCCTCCGTATCCATTTCTATTCCGCGTCGACGGCGCTGCCGGTTGCGAGTGCACGAACGGCTGCGGCGGCGATTGTTGCCCGTGCTTGAATCTAGAATGCGGTCCGAGTTGCAAGTGTGACTCGATGTGCGGCAACAGGGCGACTCAGTGCGGGGTGACTGTGAGGTTGAAGATCGTAAAAGACGATAGAAAGGGTTGGGGTCTCTATGCGGCGGAGCTAATTACCGCTGGACGGTTTATCTGCGAATACGCCG GTGAGGTTTTGCCGACCAAGGAAGCTAGAGAAAGGCAGCAAAACTATGATGAAACGGCGAGGATCGAGCGGCTGAGTCCGGCTCTTTTGGTGGTGAAGGAGCATCTTCCATTTGGAAACACATGTATGAGGATGAACATCGACGCTACCAGAATCGGCAACATTGCACGATTCATCAACCATTCATGTGATGGCGGGAACCTCGACACCGTGATAGTCAGGAGTTCTGGCGCCTTGCTGCCCCGCGTCTGCTTCTTTGCGGCCTCGGATATTCAGGAGGACGATGAGCTCACTTTCAGTTATGGCGACGTCGCCCTCAATGCCGATCCTCGCCCTTGTTTCTGTGGTGCCTCTTCTTGTGCCGGTATCCTACCGTCTGAACACACATGA
- the LOC130997540 gene encoding uncharacterized protein LOC130997540, which translates to MSTAAAQPDSSGSIDPIFHAVRVLPFSFLRPPRLRLKLPSFSLPSAMTVYALILLTYFMVVSGIVYDVIVEPPGIGSTQDRFTGAVRPVVFLPGRVNGQYIIEGLSSGFMFVLGGTGIVLLDLALDKNRAKSVKVSYSTAGIAFIVISYVMSMLFIRIKIPAYLR; encoded by the coding sequence ATGTCCACCGCCGCTGCGCAGCCCGACTCATCGGGCTCAATCGACCCGATTTTCCACGCCGTCCGAGTCCTCCCGTTCTCCTTCCTCCGCCCGCCGCGCCTCCGCCTTAAGCTGCCGTCCTTCAGCCTCCCCTCCGCCATGACGGTCTACGCCCTCATCCTCCTCACCTACTTCATGGTCGTCTCCGGAATCGTCTACGACGTCATCGTCGAGCCCCCCGGCATCGGATCCACGCAGGACCGCTTCACTGGGGCGGTCCGCCCCGTCGTATTCCTGCCGGGCCGGGTCAACGGCCAATACATCATCGAGGGGCTCTCGTCCGGGTTCATGTTCGTACTCGGCGGCACCGGGATCGTGTTGCTGGATCTCGCTCTCGATAAGAATCGAGCTAAGAGTGTTAAGGTATCCTATTCTACCGCCGGGATCGCGTTCATCGTCATTTCTTACGTTATGAGCATGTTGTTTATTCGCATTAAGATCCCTGCCTATCTTCGTTGA
- the LOC130997541 gene encoding plant intracellular Ras-group-related LRR protein 6: protein MKMMYEQRQQVGINMRSKKQTQDSDEDSNKLEIVDLSGMSLDSLPNPPLNLATICKLDISNNNLQSIPESLTARLLNVIVLDVHSNQLKCLPNSIGCLSKLKILNVSGNLLQELPRTIENCRSLQELNANFNKLRQLPDTIGFELLNLRKLSVNSNKLAFLPQSTSHLTNLRVLDARLNCLRSLPDDLENLINLQILNVSQNFQYLGALPYSVGLLMSLVELDVSYNKITALPDSIGCLKKLQKLSVEGNPLVSPPPEVMEQGLHMVKQYLCDNINGTSHKPAHKKNSWLGKLAKCGTFSGATVKLPQADREGYIMPSYRPIDGLASPRYMGMFSPKRLFSTKSYFSRS, encoded by the exons atGAAGATGATGTACGAACAGCGACAGCAGGTGGGGATTAATATGAGGAGTAAGAAGCAGACACAGGATTCTGATGAAGATTCCAATAAGCTGGAGATCGTGGATTTGAGTGGGATGTCTTTGGATTCACTTCCTAATCCCCCTCTCAATTTGGCCACCATCTGCAAATTAGACATCTCCAACAACAATCTCCAG AGCATCCCGGAATCGTTGACAGCGCGACTCCTAAACGTGATCGTGTTAGACGTGCACTCCAATCAGCTCAAGTGCCTCCCAAACTCCATAGGATGTCTCTCCAAGCTCAAGATCTTGAACGTCTCCGGCAATCTCCTTCAAGAACTTCCTAGAACCATCGAGAACTGCAG ATCCCTTCAAGAGCTGAACGCCAACTTCAACAAGCTCCGGCAACTCCCCGACACGATCGGGTTCGAGCTCCTAAACCTAAGAAAGCTGTCGGTAAACTCAAACAAGCTGGCATTCCTGCCGCAGTCGACGTCCCACCTGACGAACCTCCGCGTGCTGGACGCCCGGCTCAACTGCCTCCGCTCCCTCCCGGACGACCTGGAGAACCTCATCAACCTGCAGATCCTCAACGTCAGCCAGAACTTCCAGTACCTGGGCGCCCTCCCCTACTCGGTGGGGCTCCTCATGTCGCTGGTGGAGCTGGACGTCAGCTACAACAAGATCACCGCCCTCCCCGACTCCATCGGCTGCCTGAAGAAACTGCAGAAGCTCAGCGTGGAGGGCAACCCGCTGGTGTCGCCGCCGCCGGAGGTGATGGAGCAGGGGCTGCACATGGTGAAGCAGTATCTGTGCGACAACATCAACGGGACGTCGCACAAGCCCGCGCACAAGAAGAACTCGTGGCTGGGGAAGCTCGCCAAGTGCGGAACCTTCAGCGGCGCCACCGTGAAGCTGCCGCAGGCCGACAGGGAAGGCTACATCATGCCGAGTTATCGCCCCATCGATGGCCTGGCCTCGCCCAGGTACATGGGGATGTTCTCGCCCAAGCGTCTCTTCTCCACCAAGTCCTACTTCTCCAGATCATGA